Proteins from one Hydrogenophaga sp. SL48 genomic window:
- a CDS encoding SirB1 family protein, producing the protein MPSAYQLPPSTPLAYFASLVSEDDGLPLLEAAASIAQDEYPDLDVQEVLGDLDQLLARVRRRCTDDAGPLQRLRTLNQFFFRDMGFGGNVNHYHDPDNSHLNVLLKTRRGIPISLAVLWLELAQGLGLKARGVNFPGHFLVKINLPEGQVVIDPFTGQSLSREDLSERLEPYKRRSGLVDDFDVPVGLYLQAAPSRDILARMLRNLKEIHRTAEDWLRLIAVLDRLLILLPDAWVEYRDRGLAWAEMGDARLAVADLEVYVAHTDDTLDRDAIAQRMQELRRALN; encoded by the coding sequence ATGCCCTCTGCCTACCAGCTTCCCCCGTCCACGCCGCTGGCCTATTTCGCCTCGCTGGTGAGCGAGGATGACGGCCTGCCGCTGCTGGAGGCCGCGGCCTCGATCGCGCAGGACGAGTATCCCGACCTGGACGTGCAGGAGGTGCTGGGCGATCTGGACCAGCTCCTGGCGAGGGTGCGCCGTCGCTGCACCGATGACGCCGGGCCGCTGCAGCGGCTGCGCACGCTGAACCAGTTTTTCTTTCGCGACATGGGTTTTGGCGGCAACGTCAACCACTACCACGACCCCGACAACAGCCACCTGAACGTGCTGCTCAAGACGCGGCGCGGCATCCCGATCTCGCTCGCCGTGCTCTGGCTGGAGCTGGCGCAGGGCCTCGGGCTCAAGGCGCGCGGTGTCAATTTCCCCGGGCACTTCCTGGTGAAGATCAACCTGCCCGAAGGCCAGGTGGTGATCGATCCGTTCACCGGCCAGTCGCTCAGCCGCGAAGACCTCTCCGAGCGGCTGGAGCCCTACAAGCGGCGCAGCGGCCTGGTCGACGATTTCGACGTGCCCGTGGGCCTGTACCTGCAGGCCGCGCCCTCGCGCGACATCCTCGCGCGCATGCTGCGCAACCTCAAGGAAATCCACCGCACCGCCGAAGACTGGCTGCGCCTGATCGCCGTGCTCGACCGCTTGCTGATCCTGCTGCCCGACGCCTGGGTCGAGTACCGCGACCGGGGCCTGGCCTGGGCCGAGATGGGCGATGCGCGGCTGGCCGTCGCCGATCTGGAGGTGTACGTCGCCCACACCGACGACACGCTCGACCGCGACGCCATTGCCCAGCGCATGCAGGAACTGCGTCGGGCGCTGAACTGA
- a CDS encoding NAD-dependent dehydratase, whose protein sequence is MTTVLLVGATGLVGQAVLQQALADARVAWVIAPTRRALPVHPKLFNPLVNFDHLPEGADWWAVDAVICTLGTTIKVAGSQAAFYQVDHDLPLQVGELALRHGARAYALNSALGADPASRVFYSRTKGELERDLEALGFASLTFVRPGLIGGDRKVARPAEQVAVRVSQWLRPVLPPRYRVVPAERIAHHLLSSALAGTRGTHVLMSEQLL, encoded by the coding sequence ATGACCACCGTGCTGCTGGTGGGGGCCACCGGCCTGGTGGGCCAGGCCGTGTTGCAGCAGGCCCTGGCTGACGCGCGGGTGGCCTGGGTGATTGCCCCCACGCGCCGTGCGCTGCCGGTCCATCCGAAGCTGTTCAACCCGCTGGTGAATTTTGACCACCTGCCCGAGGGGGCCGACTGGTGGGCGGTGGACGCGGTGATCTGCACCCTGGGCACGACCATCAAGGTGGCCGGCTCGCAGGCCGCTTTCTACCAGGTCGATCACGATCTCCCGTTGCAGGTGGGCGAGCTCGCACTGCGGCACGGTGCCCGGGCCTACGCCCTCAATTCGGCGCTCGGTGCCGACCCCGCGTCGCGCGTCTTTTACTCGCGCACCAAGGGTGAACTGGAACGCGACCTGGAGGCGCTGGGGTTCGCCTCGCTGACCTTCGTGAGACCCGGTCTCATCGGCGGGGATCGCAAGGTGGCGCGGCCGGCCGAACAGGTGGCGGTCAGGGTGTCGCAGTGGTTGAGGCCGGTGCTGCCACCGCGCTACCGCGTGGTGCCCGCCGAGCGCATTGCCCACCACCTGCTGTCGTCGGCGCTGGCCGGCACGCGGGGCACCCACGTGCTGATGTCCGAGCAACTGCTGTGA